A single window of Lutzomyia longipalpis isolate SR_M1_2022 chromosome 1, ASM2433408v1 DNA harbors:
- the LOC129787497 gene encoding acetyl-CoA carboxylase isoform X4: protein MVFGCIWTLICKGIMLKRRASKRFVLAESGELNAWNTTTDNAEGIMPAGIDIKIGGGSECEDTPPKVDPPTPPIDTGLLKVNTQSAGIKPSMSHGTGLGQDRYQERDFVLATPEEFVKRFGGNRVINKVLIANNGIAAVKCMRSIRRWSYEMFKNERAVKFVVMVTPEDLKANAEYIKMADLYVPVPGGSNNNNYANVELILDIATRTQVQAVWAGWGHASENPKLPELLHKKGLVFLGPPERAMWALGDKVASSIVAQTADIPTLPWSGSELKAQYSGKKIKISSELFGRGCVTTPDQGLQAAAKIGFPVMIKASEGGGGKGIRRVDSPDEFPALFRQVQAEVPGSPIFVMKLARGARHLEVQLLADQYGNAISLFGRDCSIQRRHQKIIEEAPAIVAQPEVFENMEKAAVRLAKMVGYVSAGTVEYLYDPEGRYFFLELNPRLQVEHPCTEMVADVNLPACQLQIGMGIPLYRIKDIRLLYGESPWGTSVIDFENPSKKPRPWGHVIAARITSENPDEGFKPSSGTVQELNFRSSKNVWGYFSVAASGGLHEFADSQFGHCFSWGENRQQARENLVIALKELSIRGDFRTTVEYLITLLETNRFLENTIDTAWLDALIAERVQAEKPDILLGVICGSLHIADRQITEAFTSFQTALEKGQIQAANTLTNVVDVELIAESIRYKVQAAKSGPNTYFLVMNGSFKEVEIHRLSDGGMLLSLEGASYTTYMKEEVDRYRIVIGNQTCVFDKENDPSLLRSPSAGKLINLLIEDGAHVSKGQPYAEIEVMKMVMTLTSQEAGTVSFVRRPGAVLDAGSLIGHLELDDPSLVTKAQPFRSPFPHVENANIPEKLNRVHSSYKSILENCLAGYCLPDPYNAPRLREIIEKFMQSLRDPSLPLLELQEVIATISGRIPIVVEKKIRKLMTLYERNITSVLAQFPSQQIASVIDTHAATLQKRADRDVFFLTTQGIVQLVQRYRNGIRGRMKAAVHELLRQYYAVESQFQHGHYDKCVAGVRERHKDDMTQVVSTIFSHSQVAKKNLLVTLLVDHLWANEPGLTDELAATLSELTSLNRAEHSRVALRARQVLIAAHQPAYELRHNQMESIFLSAVDMYGHDFHPENLQRLILSETSIFDILHDFFYHSNRAVCNAALEVYVRRAYTSYELTCLQHLELSGEVPLVHFQFLLPTSHPNRVPHENGELEVPIRTGCMAAFDSFEHFQEYSDEILDLLEDFASPAFVSTKVLDAVEAADSVSDGRHSTSINVSISDPVTRIGGDMDANQSMEPIHILSVAVKGLGEMDDLQMSDMFGGFMTLHREELLARRVRRITFAALKKRQFPKFFTYRARDFFKEDRIYRHLEPACAFQLELNRMRTYDLEALPTANQKMHLYLGRAKVAKGQEVTDYRFFIRSIIRHSDLITKEASFEYLQNEGERVLLEAMDELEVAFSHPQAKRTDCNHIFLNFVPTVIMDPSKIEESVTKMVMRYGPRLWKLRVLQAELKMVIRQTPQSPNTALRLCIANDSGYFLDLSLYYEVTDPETGVIKFQSYGPKQGPLHGLAISTPYMTKDFLQQKRFQAQSNGTTYVYDIPDMFRQMAERLWKEYLKARPTLDLHIPEKVLLECVELVLNGDILEEVQRLPGENDCGMVAWRIVICTPEYPKGREMILIANDLTFFVGSFGVKEDLLFNEASVLARKRKIPRVYISCNSGARIGLAEEVKALFKIAWEDPDEPDKGFKYLYLTTEDYSKLASLNSVRAILIEDEGEPRYKITDIIGKEDAIGVENLRYAGMIAGETSRAYEEIVTISMVSCRAIGIGSYLLRLGQRVIQIDNSHIILTGYAALNKLLGRMVYASNNQLGGVQIMYNNGVSHKTEAVDLDGVYRVLHWLSYIPAYKGCEIPMTIPCDPVDRDVEFFPTKVPYDPRWLLAGRHNPSNPGEWETGFFDRDSWSEIMEPWAQTVVTGRARLGGVPVGVIAVETRTVEVTMPADPANMDSEAKTLQQAGQVWYPDSSYKTAQAIKDFGREELPLIIFANWRGFSGGMKDMYEQIVKFGAYIVDGLREYTQPVLVYLPPNSELRGGAWAVLDPTINPRYIECYADPESRAGVLEPEGIVEVKFRDKDILKTIQRVDPVVLDLRREIANVGENKDKIQELEGKIKERTSSLMHVYHTVAVHFADLHDTPERMLEKGCISEVVPWRGSRKWLYWRLRRLLLEDQFVKKILAAQESLSVGQAQSMLRRWFVEDRGATEAYLWDNNEDVVQWLELQKSDESTVSKNIKSVKKDAIISQIQKALEECPEVALDAVVGLCQALSPANRVEVVRTLTQLEFAEKDSSAPNLG from the exons atggtGTTTGGGTGCATTTGGACACTAATTTGTAAAGGAATTATGCTGAAACGTCGTGCAAGTAAACGATTTGTTCTTGCTGAAAGTGGAGAACTTAATGCTTGGAATACTACGACGGACAATGCAGAAGGAATTATGCCAGCGGGAATTGACATTAAAATCGGTGGTGGATCCGAATGTGAGGATACACCACCAAAAGTCGATCCACCTACACCACCCATCGATACTGGGTTACTCAAAGTTAACACCCAGAGTGCGGGAATAAA ACCCAGTATGTCCCATGGTACGGGCCTTGGGCAGGATCGATATCAAGAGAGGGATTTTGTCTTGGCAACTCCTGAGGAGTTTGTGAAGAGATTCGGTGGCAATCGTGTCATCAATAAG GTGCTGATTGCCAACAATGGCATAGCAGCCGTTAAGTGTATGCGTTCGATAAGACGGTGGTCCTATGAGATGTTTAAGAATGAGCGCGCCGTGAAGTTTGTCGTGATGGTCACACCGGAAGATCTGAAAGCCAATGCGGAGTACATAAAGATGGCTGATCTGTACGTTCCGGTTCCGGGTGGGTCGAATAACAACAATTACGCCAATGTTGAGTTGATTTTGGACATTGCCACACGGACGCAAGTGCAGGCTGTGTGGGCGGGTTGGGGGCATGCTTCGGAGAATCCCAAACTCCCGGAATTGCTGCACAAGAAGGGTCTTGTCTTTCTGGGACCACCAGAGCGTGCTATGTGGGCCCTTGGGGATAAGGTGGCATCGTCAATTGTCGCCCAAACAGCTGACATTCCAACACTCCCGTGGTCCGGATCGGAGCTCAAGGCGCAGTACAGTGGGAAGAAGATTAAGATTTCGAGTGAATTGTTTGGGCGTGGGTGTGTCACGACACCCGATCAGGGCTTGCAGGCAGCAGCAAAGATTGGCTTCCCCGTGATGATTAAGGCATCCgagggtggtggtgggaaGGGAATTCGTCGTGTTGACAGCCCCGATGAATTCCCCGCACTCTTCCGTCAGGTTCAGGCTGAAGTCCCGGGATCGCCGATCTTTGTTATGAAACTCGCCCGTGGCGCCAGGCATTTGGAAGTTCAACTGTTGGCAGATCAATATGGGAATGCCATTAGTTTATTCGGGAGAGATTGTTCCATTCAGCGACGTCATCAGAAGATCATTGAGGAAGCTCCGGCAATTGTGGCACAACCGGAAGTTTTTGAGAATATGGAGAAGGCAGCTGTGCGATTGGCAAAGATGGTGGGGTACGTAAGTGCGGGCACTGTTGAGTATCTGTACGATCCCGAGGGGAGGTACTTCTTCCTCGAACTCAATCCACGTCTGCAAGTTGAGCATCCATGTACGGAAATGGTGGCTGATGTGAATCTTCCGGCGTGTCAGTTGCAAATTGGAATGGGAATCCCGCTCTATCGCATCAAGGATATTCGTTTGTTGTACGGGGAATCCCCATGGGGGACATCTGTGATTGACTTTGAGAATCCATCGAAGAAACCACGTCCATGGGGGCATGTTATTGCAGCGAGAATCACGTCAGAAAACCCGGATGAGGGCTTCAAACCGAGCTCAGGGACGGTGCAGGAATTGAATTTCCGCTCGAGTAAAAATGTTTGGGGGTACTTTAGTGTTGCCGCATCGGGGGGTCTTCATGAATTTGCTGATTCCCAATTTGGGCATTGCTTCTCCTGGGGGGAGAATCGTCAGCAGGCACGAGAGAATTTGGTTATTGCCCTCAAAGAGCTCTCAATTCGCGGGGATTTCCGGACAACAGTGGAGTATTTGATCACCCTGTTGGAGACTAATCGCTTCCTGGAGAATACCATCGATACCGCATGGTTGGATGCATTGATTGCTGAACGTGTGCAGGCTGAGAAGCCAGATATCCTTCTGGGCGTTATCTGTGGATCCCTTCATATTGCCGATCGACAGATCACAGAGGCATTCACGAGCTTCCAAACAGCCCTGGAGAAGGGACAAATTCAGGCAGCAAATACCCTGACAAATGTTGTGGATGTGGAACTCATAGCTGAGAGTATTCGGTACAAAGTACAGGCTGCTAAAAGTGGACCAAATACATACTTCTTAGTCATGAATGGTTCCTTCAAGGAAGTTGAGATTCACCGGCTGTCAGATGGTGGGATGTTGCTCTCCCTCGAGGGTGCCAGCTACACGACGTACATGAAGGAGGAAGTTGATCGTTACCGCATTGTTATTGGCAATCAAACGTGTGTGTTTGACAAGGAGAATGATCCATCTTTGCTGAGGAGTCCTTCAGCGGGGAAGTTGATTAATCTACTCATTGAGGATGGTGCCCATGTCAGCAAGGGGCAGCCCTATGCGGAAATTGAAGTAATGAAGATGGTAATGACGCTGACATCCCAAGAAGCAGGCACAGTGTCCTTTGTTCGACGTCCTGGAGCTGTTCTCGATGCGGGATCCCTCATTGGGCACCTGGAGCTCGATGATCCGTCTCTCGTGACCAAGGCACAGCCATTCCGGAGCCCCTTCCCGCATGTGGAGAATGCCAACATTCCCGAGAAGTTGAATCGCGTTCACAGCAGCTACAAGTCCATCCTGGAGAACTGCCTGGCAGGCTACTGTCTCCCCGACCCCTACAATGCACCACGTCTCAGggaaattattgagaaattcatgCAGAGCTTGAGGGATCCTTCACTCCCATTGTTGGAACTTCAGGAGGTCATTGCCACAATTTCCGGAAGGATTCCCATTGTGGTGGAGAAGAAGATCCGGAAGCTGATGACGCTGTATGAGAGGAATATCACGAGTGTTCTGGCACAATTCCCATCGCAGCAGATTGCAAGTGTCATCGATACGCATGCTGCTACGCTGCAGAAACGTGCCGATCGGGATGTTTTCTTCCTCACAACGCAGGGGATTGTGCAGCTGGTGCAGCGGTACAGGAATGGCATCCGGGGACGCATGAAGGCAGCTGTACACGAACTCCTCCGGCAATACTATGCTGTTGAGTCACAATTCCAGCATGGGCACTACGATAAGTGCGTGGCAGGAGTGCGGGAGAGGCACAAGGATGACATGACGCAGGTGGTTAgcacaattttctcccataGTCAGGTGGCGAAGAAGAATCTCCTGGTGACACTACTTGTGGATCATCTGTGGGCCAATGAGCCCGGTTTGACGGATGAACTCGCAGCCACACTGAGTGAATTGACATCCCTCAATAGGGCTGAACATTCCAGGGTTGCCCTGAGAGCAAGACAAGTTCTCATTGCAGCCCATCAGCCAGCCTATGAGTTGCGGCACAATCAGATGGAGTCAATCTTCCTCTCAGCCGTCGATATGTACGGCCATGATTTCCATCCGGAGAATCTCCAGCGCCTCATTCTGTCCGAGACGTCAATCTTCGATATTCTCCATGATTTCTTCTATCACTCCAATCGGGCAGTGTGCAATGCTGCCCTTGAAGTCTACGTACGACGTGCCTACACCTCCTATGAGTTAACTTGCCTGCAGCATTTGGAATTGTCCGGGGAGGTGCCTCTTGTGCATTTCCAATTCCTTCTGCCCACATCGCATCCCAATAGGGTGCCACATGAGAATGGGGAGCTGGAAGTTCCCATCCGGACGGGATGTATGGCGGCTTTTGATTCATTCGAACACTTCCAGGAGTATTCAGATGAAATTCTCGATCTTCTGGAGGATTTCGCCTCGCCGGCTTTTGTCAGTACGAAAGTCTTGGATGCAGTCGAGGCGGCTGACTCCGTGTCCGACGGACGCCATAGTACCTCCATTAATGTCTCCATCTCGGATCCCGTAACACGCATTGGTGGTGATATGGATGCCAATCAATCCATGGAGCCAATTCACATACTTAGCGTCGCCGTGAAGGGACTCGGTGAGATGGATGATTTGCAGATGTCGGATATGTTTGGGGGCTTTATGACGCTGCACAGGGAGGAGTTGCTGGCTCGACGTGTGCGCCGAATCACCTTTGCGGCGCTGAAGAAGCGCCAATTCCCCAAATTCTTCACCTATCGCGCGCGGGACTTCTTCAAGGAGGATCGCATCTATCGGCATCTGGAGCCAGCGTGTGCCTTTCAGCTGGAACTCAATCGGATGCGCACGTATGACCTGGAAGCTCTACCCACTGCCAATCAGAAGATGCACCTGTACCTTGGGcgtgccaaagtggccaaggGGCAGGAGGTGACGGACTATCGTTTCTTCATTCGCTCCATCATTCGGCATTCGGATTTGATCACCAAAGAGGCGTCATTTGAGTATTTGCAAAATGAAGGGGAACGCGTCCTGCTGGAAGCTATGGATGAACTCGAAGTGGCCTTTTCGCATCCACAGGCAAAGCGAACGGATTGCAATCATATCTTCCTCAATTTTGTGCCCACCGTCATTATGGACCCATCGAAGATTGAGGAATCCGTCACGAAGATGGTGATGCGCTACGGACCGAGACTCTGGAAGCTTCGTGTACTGCAAGCTGAACTCAAAATGGTCATTCGGCAAACTCCCCAATCCCCCAATACGGCTCTACGCTTGTGCATAGCCAATGACTCAGGGTACTTTCTCGATTTAAGTCTCTACTACGAGGTTACGGATCCGGAAACAGGAGTG ATAAAGTTCCAGAGCTATGGTCCAAAGCAGGGTCCACTGCATGGTTTAGCCATCTCCACGCCCTACATGACCAAAGATTTCCTCCAGCAGAAACGCTTCCAGGCACAATCGAATGGAACAACGTACGTGTATGATATTCCCGATATGTTTAGACAGATGGCTGAACGTCTGTGGAAGGAATACTTGAAGGCTCGGCCAACGCTGGATTTGCACATTCCTGAGAAAGTTTTACTAGAATGCGTTGAGCTTGTCCTCAATGGGGATATCCTGGAGGAGGTACAGAGACTTCCCGGGGAGAATGAT TGCGGTATGGTTGCGTGGAGGATTGTGATTTGCACACCTGAATACCCAAAAGGCAGAGAAATGATCCTGATTGCCAACGATTTAACTTTCTTTGTTGGTTCTTTTGGTGTTAAGGAAGATTTGCTCTTCAACGAAGCTTCCGTCTTGGCGCGCAAAAGGAAGATTCCAAGG GTCTACATATCATGCAACAGTGGAGCCCGTATTGGTTTAGCGGAGGAAGTGAAGGCTCTGTTTAAGATTGCCTGGGAGGACCCAGATGAACCGGATAAGGGTTTCAAATATCTCTACCTCACAACGGAAGACTACAGCAAACTTGCCAGCCTCAATTCAGTCCGTGCCATCCTCATTGAGGACGAAGGGGAGCCACGGTACAAGATAACGGATATAATTGGGAAGGAGGATGCAATTGGTGTGGAGAATCTTCGATACGCCGGAATGATTGCCGGTGAGACGTCAAGGGCATACGAGGAGATTGTCACGATCTCCATGGTGTCGTGCAGGGCAATTGGTATTGGGTCGTACCTCCTGCGTCTTGGGCAGAGAGTTATTCAAATTGATAATTCGCATATTATTCTCACGGGCTATGCTGCCCTCAATAAGCTTCTGGGTAGGATGGTTTATGCGTCGAATAATCAATTGGGTGGTGTTCAGATTATGTACAACAACGGGGTGTCCCATAAAACGGAAGCCGTTGACCTCGATGGGGTCTACCGCGTGCTCCACTGGTTATCCTACATTCCTGCCTACAAGGGCTGTGAGATTCCCATGACAATTCCATGTGATCCCGTTGATCGGGACGTTGAATTCTTCCCCACGAAGGTCCCCTACGATCCACGATGGCTCCTTGCGGGGCGACACAATCCCAGTAATCCCGGAGAATGGGAAACGGGCTTCTTCGATCGGGATTCGTGGTCTGAGATAATGGAGCCATGGGCTCAGACTGTTGTCACGGGACGTGCGCGTCTTGGAGGTGTTCCCGTGGGAGTTATTGCCGTGGAAACGCGAACAGTTGAGGTGACAATGCCCGCTGATCCGGCAAATATGGATTCCGAAGCAAAAACCCTCCAACAAGCTGGGCAGGTGTGGTACCCGGATTCATCGTACAAAACAGCACAAGCAATTAAAGATTTTGGCCGAGAGGAGTTGCCATTGATTATCTTTGCCAACTGGCGTGGATTCTCCGGAGGGATGAAGG ACATGTACGAGCAGATTGTAAAGTTCGGCGCCTATATTGTGGATGGATTGCGGGAATATACTCAACCAGTGCTAGTTTACTTGCCCCCCAATTCAGAGCTACGTGGTGGCGCCTGGGCTGTCCTGGATCCCACCATTAATCCCCGCTACATTGAATGCTACGCCGATCCGGAATCACGTGCCGGAGTGTTGGAGCCTGAGGGGATTGTTGAAGTGAAATTCAGAGATAAGGACATTCTCAAGACAATCCAGAGGGTTGATCCTGTTGTCCTAGAT CTTCGAAGAGAAATTGCGAATGTGGGTGAAAATAAGGATAAAATTCAGGAGCTTGAGGGGAAGATTAAGGAGAGAACGAGCTCCCTGATGCACGTCTATCACACCGTTGCCGTTCACTTTGCCGACTTGCACGATACGCCCGAGAGGATGCTGGAGAAGGGATGCATCAGTGAGGTTGTTCCATGGCGTGGATCGAGGAAGTGGCTCTACTGGCGTCTCCGGAGATTACTGCTGGAGGATcaatttgtcaagaaaatcCTCGCAGCGCAGGAAAGCTTATCAGTGGGGCAAGCTCAATCAATGCTACGGCGGTGGTTTGTTGAGGATCGCGGCGCCACAGAGGCCTACCTCTGGGATAACAATGAGGACGTCGTGCAGTGGTTGGAGCTGCAGAAATCCGATGAATCCACCGTGTCGAAGAACATTAAATCCGTCAAGAAGGATGCGATCATCTCACAGATTCAGAAAGCTTTAGAA GAATGTCCGGAAGTTGCTTTGGATGCCGTCGTGGGGCTATGTCAAGCCCTTTCACCCGCTAATCGTGTAGAAGTTGTACGAACGCTGACCCAGTTGGAATTTGCCGAGAAGGATTCTTCAGCACCGAATTTGGGATGA